tatttatatttttaataataataattattattactattattaataaatgccttttaaaattttttagaaaattaaaattacattttatgagagattagtatttcttttttataaaagatttcgtattattttttttattaaattaatatataattatgacatcatcattatgaaaattaaagggtaattagtttaatgatgaaattattattttagagctttatatgactatatagatatagattcatgtatcttatatatatatatatatatatatatatatatattacacatctTTGTTAAAAATAATTTGATGATTACATTTCATAATAggaatatttttagaaaaacttaGCACCTAAAGGATACCTCGATAACCCGTTTAATTCAACGAATATGGATAAACGAAttatatttaaatggatatggatattgatataaatatagattttaaaaattaaatggatatgaatatagatatggatatagGCGCACCCGATTCATATCCAATCAATTACTCTCCCTAATCCTAgtcatagaaaaaaaaaaaaaaaaaatattatcatACCACCAATCAACGATTCTACCCACTACAAATGGTCCGTTGATGTCAAATTTTTActtattaaaaaatgattaattTTTTTGACATAACTTTTGTTTTTGaaaaaataaaaagataaatttCTTTAAAATATTTAATAGATAGAAAATAAACATTCCCAAAATAACACGTAGATAACTCTCACTATCTCCTCGTCAACAAGGAACCCAGGTAGAGTTATCATATTCACTTGGTTTTTTTAGAAATTTAAATTAAGAAAATGAGGATATTAACGAAATATATTAATTAACGGTTATATTAGTCCAAAAATTGTCATTTTCACTTGCAACCAACTCTTTCTTCCTGGGTTAGCTTCTGCTCAACAATCACACTCTTTCTCTTTGTCTTCACTCTTCTTTAATATTCTTTGCTCACCAAACCTTAATTTATAATCTCTAATCAAACACAACAACCAATTTGCTGTTTCCAAGATCACTCTAACTGAAAACCCCATTCCTAAATTTTCATACCCATTTCATAATTTTGCAATATACCAATCAAAGTTATGATCTTTTTGCTCAATTTTGAATGATCAAATTTTCTTGAAATTCCcccattttgtttttttatattCATGATGGAATTGGAGCAATCAAATCAAGCAATGACCTTTAGTGAGCCTTCTATGGAGCAAAACATTAGCTTTGTTAAAGCCCTGCAGGTTTTGATTCTTTGAATTTTAGTTTGAAGTTTGCATTTTATTTGATATCAGATCTGAGTGTATTGTTGTATGCAAAAAATTACTTATGTATATTTGTATATGTGTATTATATGGATGAGTAGGAGTATTTGTGCTGTGTGATTGACCTTCATCTAAGACCATTACTGTTTGATTTCTTTTGTGAATAAATTGCACATTAGAATTGGTCATTTTGCTGATTGCTATGACTTTCAAAGTTAAAGTTGTTCCCTTGATGATTTGAAGCTGAAATGGCAGAAGTTAAACACTTCTCTTGAAAAACAGGCAAAGTACATCAAACTTTATGGCAAATAGATTTTAATTGGTGGTAATTGCCTAAATAGGAGTAATCCGTTTGATGCTTATTTGGGTAGATATTGAGATTTGAGATTAAATGTAGGTGTAATTCATATGGTAAAGATAGTATGGATTTCATTTACAGTGTGTTTGATAAAACAAAATTGATCGAGCGCCGAATGGTTCAAAATCTAATTGATTGAAAGGTTCTAAATGAACTTTACTAATGATGTAAAATCAATGTATTAACcttttaaatgaataaataaaaaaatataactgcTTATAAGTATTCAGGATAGGATACGCTGTAAGGAGGATATTAAAGTAAATAGATTTGCTGAATGGTTATTAGAGTATTTCAATTCTGAATGGTTCAATACATTACTAAACTTTTCAAGATCATAATGTCAAAAACAAATGCTTGGATATGCTTTATGTGATTGGCAATGTAAGACTTGAACAATCAGCTCATATTTAAACATACGGATACTTCTTCCTTGAATACAAGATAGTTAAATACTTTTACATTTATATCAGTAATCAGTTTCTTCGTGCAAAACTATGTTAACCAAGTTGTAGAccaattttaataatataataatcattacCACCTTTTTCATTCATGACTGATTACTATGATTTCAGGTCAATATGATCACTTTTGATACACATTTAAGTGCTTTTTTGGTTGCATGATCATTGTGGCATTTCTAATCTTGTTTGATGTTTCTTTTAGGAACTTAAAAATCTAAGGCCTCAACTTTATTCTGCAGCCGAATACTGTGAAAAATCTTATCTTCATAGCGAACAAAAACAAGTGTAAGAATTAAAGACATGCATGCATATATTACACATATATCAAATCGAATGAAGTTTGTACTAGTTCTTAAATAATTTTGTACACATTTTCTTGTAGGGTACTTGATAACCTGAAAGACTATGCAGTACGAGCTCTTGTAAATGCCGTTGACCATCTTGGTACTGTTGCTTACAAATTGACCGATCTTTTAGACCAACAATCTTTAGAAATTTCAACAGCCGAATTACAGGTTACATGTTTACATCAGGTAAATTGCATTGCCGGTTTTTGTGGgataactttatttttattttttcatacCGCCATGGCgccattatttattattttttactttttattttgttttattaagcAACTTCTTACATGCCAAACATATACGGATAGAGAAGCTCTAAGGCAACAACAATTGCTAGCGGTTGTACCACGCCATCACAAGCATTACAGTTTGCCTAGTAAGAATATTACCATTGATTTATTTATACAATTTGCTATAGGTGGAAAATGGGTGGGTTAGGTAATGGGTCAAAACTATCAAGTGTTTATATAGGTGGCAAATGGGTGGGTTGGGTAATGGATTAAGACTAGCAATTAGTCACCCATCAATACAAATTTTTGTCCttttttatattaaaaatcatGATCACAAAAATTGTCATCAAAACTATGATCCATTTCTTAAAATAGCATTTTACAAGGTTGCGAACACGTAACTACTTTAGGTGAATAACCCGTTATAATTTACATCTTGATTTGGTGCTCTCATCAAGTAAAAAAAAGGAATCACAAATTAAATTTATACATTTTGCTCAAGATAAGAAATGGGACCAACACAGTAAACAAATGTTAACTCACCGAAACAGATGGAGTTGCTAATTGTTAACTTCCCTTTCTCTTACACATTTTATCGTAGATTCTGTCAGCAAAAAGGTCCATTTTAGCCCGCAAATTCAAACTGATGCAAAGCAGAATCATTTTCATTCACGACCACGACAATTATCTTCAGGTAGCAAATGTTTTTCATTTTAAATTTTATTATCGTTGTGTTATTGTACAGTTTTAAACAAGTTTCGTCTAATTTAGGTACGCCAGCTGCAAATACTCTATGTTGGCATCTAGCATCCGAAACCACGTCTACATTAAAAGGGACTTCACGCTCAATGAGGTGTGTAAACATCTTCTTCACTTATTTATTCAGTTAGTAGTTAGATTTTCAACCCATCTGAAGTTACAAAATGGGCGGGTTGAGTAACTTGTCAAAATGACTCTAATGGCGCTACTATTATTATACTTGTGATTTACAGCACTGATAGTAATAGTACTAGACCTGCTGGTGGTGTTCCTCTGTCGTCTCATGCATCCAGTATGTATCTATCTCTCTACTAAATATGTTATATATTCAGCTatagaaaaataataatattacaatattTCTAATCTCCAATACAAGTATATTCAGATGTCAATGATGGAGTGCAAACAAGACCATCTGAAGCTCATCTGAAGCTTCGTAAATTAGGCCCAGCTTCAAGCACAGCTGTTCAGACACTTGGCATCTCGCGACAGGTAGTTTCAAAGTTGACAATATTTAAGTTAAACATCAAAGGTGGCAAAATGGGCAGGTTGAGTAacatgtcaaaacttgtaattttgTACCAATTGGTTTGGGTTGACCGAAACACTTTCTGGTCAAAAGTGATGTATCATGAATGATTAGTTTTCAGATATGATCACCAAAATTATCTATATTATTTCATTAGTAATCATCTTTTTAAAATAAGCTAAATGTTGTTGTAAGGTTTTCCCTattcgggttacccgggaagggTGAGTACTCCGACCCCATACTCTACTGTACACAGCACATCAGGAATACTCCCTTTTCCAACTCTTCCTTGGCCACCCCACCACACCCCACCCCaagattcgaacctgagacctcttgcaagttaAAATAAGCTAATTTAGGACATTCAATGCATGAAGATACACATTGTTGGTATGACCAGTGGCGAATTTACTTGTATGGGTGTGGGGTTCAAGGACACCCCTACTTtagaatttttttaaaaaaagtacCCTTTATTCCTTTTAATTGTATAGGAGACCACCAAATTTAACTACCTGATCCTATATAATTTTTAGGATTTATGGTTTTTGGTGGTAAACAACCACTAAATATAATTAGGCCACTTCGGGAACCATTGAGTTTTGATTCTAGAGTCGTCATTGCATTTGACATGCGCTCTTTTTAGCTATTTTTAATTAACTCATTTGATCTGCTAGAGATACAAATAATTTGAATCGATTCATTTATAAGTTAAAGGGTCAAAATGGACAGTTCAAAACTTCGTTATGTTGTCTTATTCATGTAAGTGATCGACAGTCCAAGGAAAAATGATGTGAATAATCAAAAATGTTGACATTTTTTTATATATCGTTGACAGGAATCGGTTGAAGGTCCAAGGGCAGTGATGTCATTCCGCTCATTTGATAGTCCTAAACATGACGCTATCCGTCCTCCTGTGCGTAGCAAGAGTGTTTTATCGTCTTTCTTTGTCAAACAAAAGATACCAAAATTAAGGACAAGTGCGGTCTCGTAAAAACATGAGGCTGCAGGATGGCTTGATTTACTGACCGAGTGTG
The window above is part of the Rutidosis leptorrhynchoides isolate AG116_Rl617_1_P2 chromosome 1, CSIRO_AGI_Rlap_v1, whole genome shotgun sequence genome. Proteins encoded here:
- the LOC139873105 gene encoding protein ABIL1 isoform X1, with translation MMELEQSNQAMTFSEPSMEQNISFVKALQELKNLRPQLYSAAEYCEKSYLHSEQKQVVLDNLKDYAVRALVNAVDHLGTVAYKLTDLLDQQSLEISTAELQVTCLHQQLLTCQTYTDREALRQQQLLAVVPRHHKHYSLPNSVSKKVHFSPQIQTDAKQNHFHSRPRQLSSGTPAANTLCWHLASETTSTLKGTSRSMSTDSNSTRPAGGVPLSSHASIYSDVNDGVQTRPSEAHLKLRKLGPASSTAVQTLGISRQESVEGPRAVMSFRSFDSPKHDAIRPPVRSKSVLSSFFVKQKIPKLRTSAVS
- the LOC139873105 gene encoding protein ABIL1 isoform X2, coding for MMELEQSNQAMTFSEPSMEQNISFVKALQELKNLRPQLYSAAEYCEKSYLHSEQKQVVLDNLKDYAVRALVNAVDHLGTVAYKLTDLLDQQSLEISTAELQVTCLHQQLLTCQTYTDREALRQQQLLAVVPRHHKHYSLPNSVSKKVHFSPQIQTDAKQNHFHSRPRQLSSGTPAANTLCWHLASETTSTLKGTSRSMSTDSNSTRPAGGVPLSSHASNVNDGVQTRPSEAHLKLRKLGPASSTAVQTLGISRQESVEGPRAVMSFRSFDSPKHDAIRPPVRSKSVLSSFFVKQKIPKLRTSAVS